The following nucleotide sequence is from uncultured Draconibacterium sp..
GAAAGTTCTCATTATGTAGTAACTGCCCTTCCATCATTCCGATCTGATGAACAGAACTACCATACAGCGAAGTATCTATAGGTGTGGCATCTGTATACTTTTCATCCGCGAACTTATTAAATATACTTTTGCTACTTATATCCGGTTTCGTTAGCTGAACCTCCCGAATAAAACTCCAATACCCAAGGCTGTCGGCTAATGTTGCCGAATCGCAGCGAACGGTAATACCATTCAACCATTTTGAGGCATGTACCAACGCCACATCGAGCGTGAGTACTGAGTCGATATAATTCTGATTTACAGGAAGATCCAATGAATCGAGAGCAATATTTTGGTTTATACGACGCTGAATAGCACGCTCTGAAAGATACATTTCTGGTTCATCAAGCGAATACTCCGAATTATTTTTATCGGTAAACCCGATCCAGAAATAATTCTGCGCATTAACTTGTTGCAAACCCAACAACAGCGTGCCAAGGAGTAAAATTATATACCTCATTCTTATAAAAGTTCAATTCTCTTTGTTGCGAGAAGTTTTCTGAGTACTGAAACAACAACACCACTGCTTCTCTTACACCATATAATTAAAAAAGCCAAGTTAATGAAATAATAGCTTTTTACCTTGAACGGCAAACAGTTTTATCGCTGTCGTTGGTCGCGCATCATATATTCCGACGGATCTTGCAAAAATGTTTCCGGATCAGGAATAGAACCTTTATTCCCTTCCAGCTCTTTCATTTTTAGATTATCGACACTGTCGCGAATAGCTGGGTTCAGAATTTGCCCGTTATCGTAAAAAAGTGTGTACTGCAGGTTGCCTTCCTTATCAAAGTACTTCCATTCGCCGTGGCGCAGGTTATTACGGTATTCGGCAACCATTTCCTGACGGCCATTTTCGTAGCTCACCAAAAACAAACCGTGCCGCATTCCCAGTTTCATTTTGCACTGCATGTAAGGTTCGCCACTTTTATAAAAAATCTGGTAGTTGCCGTCTTCCTTATCATTTACCCACTCTTTTTCTTCCATCACTTCGCCGGTATCATAATACTGATGCGATTTACCATATTTCAAACCATGTTTATATTCTTCGTCAGCAGTAAGCTGTCCATTCTTGTATATCTTCCAAACACCTTCTTTTTGCTGGTTTACGTATTTACCTTCGGCTACTTTCTTTCGCCAAACAGTAAAAAGTTGTGTGTAGGCCGTGTCGCCTTTATACTCGATAATTGCTTTAACCTGCCCCCCCGGATGGTAGCGTTTCCACTCTCCTACCGGTTTGTCATCCTTAAAATATCCCTCATACAACAATCGCCCGTTGTCCTGGTTTTTTTGCCAAAGCCCCTGGCGCAAACCATTGGCATCGGTTTGATTTGTTTGTGCAAAAACCAAGGTCGGAAGAAAGATTAATAATGCAAGCAAATATCTCATAACACACTATTTTTGGTAGAACGCGAAATTAGGGATTTATTTTGTCTGACATAAAAATCACACCTTATAATCCACGGTTAAATTATTAACTTCACCAAGGTAAACCAACTAATTTTCGCTAATGAAAAAGCTTAAACTTACACTAAAGATTTTTCTGGGCCTTTTTATCATCGCCTGCTTTTTGTTTTTGGGTTTCAGAGGCTATTTATTTTCCGACGATGTTCAGTTAACAAAATCGATAACACAGCAACTACAATCTAAGAAAGTTATGATTGTTTTTGCTCATCCTGATGATGAATCGTACACTACCGAATTGCTTTTGGATGCTGAAAAAGAAGGCATAGAAACAGCACTTTTAACTTTTACTCCGGGAGATGCCGGGACACAAACGCCACAGGTATGCCAGCAACAGTTTTTGGGCGATGTGCGAAAAGCGGAAGTTTACAAGAGTGGTTACGCGCTGGGAGTTGATTACCAAAAAGTTTTTGATTACGGCGACGGCACACTAAAAAACCAAAGTTTCTCACAGCT
It contains:
- a CDS encoding PIG-L family deacetylase is translated as MKKLKLTLKIFLGLFIIACFLFLGFRGYLFSDDVQLTKSITQQLQSKKVMIVFAHPDDESYTTELLLDAEKEGIETALLTFTPGDAGTQTPQVCQQQFLGDVRKAEVYKSGYALGVDYQKVFDYGDGTLKNQSFSQLVDDIQKELEEFKPNLVVTFWPESGMTMHPDHMTVGKATKQAFANYNRYKNAKLAYTIMPSKVVSMLGGDEMLKLQPEANISIKANAAAKIRLWNINASQQNFVKDYTGIPAWLLYRLINREYYFVEDLSKMNS